In a genomic window of Aggregatimonas sangjinii:
- a CDS encoding MOSC domain-containing protein produces MQILSTNLSKPTSFVWNGKKEQTGIFKYPVAESIFLGQTDVKNDTVIDRKHHAGTNKACYLFSAEQYPYWKKLYPHLKWNWGMFGENLTVSGLDESELRIGDTYKIGSALVQVSQPREPCYKLGVRFNDQAILKRFIDHGFPGTYVRILKEGTVSTGDRMQLQKQSDNPLTVKQFYDFLFQRKKDKELLKLILSNSSVPEYKRERLKKLLK; encoded by the coding sequence ATGCAAATACTATCGACCAACCTCAGCAAACCCACATCCTTTGTCTGGAACGGAAAAAAGGAACAGACGGGCATATTCAAATATCCTGTTGCGGAAAGCATCTTTCTTGGTCAAACCGATGTTAAAAATGATACTGTTATAGATCGAAAGCATCACGCTGGCACCAACAAGGCCTGTTATCTTTTTTCAGCGGAACAATACCCCTATTGGAAAAAATTATATCCCCACTTGAAATGGAATTGGGGAATGTTCGGAGAGAACCTCACCGTTAGCGGTTTGGATGAGTCCGAGCTGCGAATTGGCGATACTTATAAAATAGGGTCGGCACTGGTACAAGTTTCGCAACCCCGCGAACCATGCTACAAGCTTGGGGTCCGCTTTAATGATCAAGCGATCTTGAAGCGGTTCATAGACCATGGTTTTCCAGGTACCTATGTGCGTATTTTGAAAGAGGGTACCGTCAGCACAGGTGATCGAATGCAATTGCAAAAACAATCCGACAACCCGTTGACCGTAAAACAATTTTACGATTTTCTCTTTCAGCGGAAGAAAGATAAAGAGCTGCTAAAACTGATTTTAAGTAACTCCTCAGTCCCCGAGTACAAGCGCGAACGCCTTAAAAAATTGCTTAAATGA
- the htpG gene encoding molecular chaperone HtpG codes for MSKGKINVSVENIFPLIKKFLYSDHEIFLRELISNATDATLKLKHLAAIGEAKVEYGNPIIEIKVDKKGKKLHIIDQGIGMTEEEVKKYINQVAFSGAEEFLNKYEDGAKDTGIIGHFGLGFYSAFMVADKVEIISKSYTDAPAVHWSCDGSPNFDLKKAKKTDRGTEIILHIADDSTEFLEDNRITELLNKYNKFMPIPIKFGMRTETLPKPEDAKEDDPAPTQEVDNIVNNPEPAWTKQPADLNDEDYKGFYRELYPMQFEEPLFHIHLNVDYPFNLTGILYFPKMTQDLNIQKDRIQLYQNQVFVTDNVEGIVPEFLTMLRGVIDSPDIPLNVSRSYLQADGAVKKISSYITRKVADKLNSLFKNNREDFEAKWNDIKIVIEYGMLSEEKFFEKADKFALYPTVDGSFYTFEELHEKTKNTQTDKDEKLVLLYASDKEAQHSYIEAAKAKGYEVLLMDSPIISHLMQKLETSKEKVSFVRVDADHIDNLIKKEDTVISKLSDEEKEKLKTDLEETITNKSYTVQLEAMDSDASPFIITEPEFMRRMKEMQQTGGGGMFGMGNMPEMYNLVVNTNHELVNEILNTKTAKKKERLINQSLDLARLSKGLLKGEELTKFIKRSYEMVK; via the coding sequence ATGTCAAAAGGTAAAATCAACGTATCGGTAGAAAATATTTTTCCGCTGATTAAAAAATTTCTGTACAGCGACCATGAGATTTTCCTCAGGGAACTTATTTCGAATGCCACTGATGCAACGCTAAAACTGAAGCATTTGGCAGCTATTGGGGAGGCAAAAGTCGAATACGGCAACCCTATCATAGAAATCAAGGTAGATAAGAAAGGAAAGAAACTTCATATTATCGACCAGGGTATCGGAATGACCGAGGAAGAAGTAAAAAAATACATCAATCAAGTCGCTTTTTCGGGCGCCGAAGAGTTTTTGAACAAATATGAAGATGGTGCCAAGGATACTGGTATCATAGGTCACTTTGGCCTAGGATTCTATTCCGCCTTTATGGTAGCCGACAAGGTCGAGATTATTTCAAAAAGTTACACCGACGCCCCAGCGGTTCATTGGTCATGTGACGGTTCGCCGAATTTCGACCTGAAAAAAGCCAAGAAGACCGATAGAGGCACAGAAATCATTCTGCATATCGCCGACGATTCCACCGAATTTTTGGAAGATAACCGCATTACCGAACTTTTGAACAAATACAATAAGTTCATGCCGATACCGATTAAATTCGGTATGCGTACGGAAACCTTGCCCAAACCGGAAGATGCGAAAGAAGACGATCCTGCACCCACGCAAGAGGTAGACAATATCGTGAACAATCCCGAGCCTGCTTGGACTAAACAGCCTGCCGACCTCAACGACGAGGATTATAAAGGGTTTTACCGAGAGCTCTACCCCATGCAGTTCGAGGAGCCGTTATTCCATATTCACTTGAATGTAGATTATCCTTTTAACCTGACAGGGATTCTGTATTTCCCAAAAATGACACAGGACCTGAACATTCAGAAAGATAGGATTCAACTCTATCAAAATCAAGTATTCGTTACGGATAATGTAGAAGGTATCGTACCGGAATTTTTAACGATGCTCCGAGGAGTAATCGATTCTCCTGATATTCCATTGAACGTTTCGCGTTCGTATTTGCAGGCAGACGGGGCGGTGAAAAAAATATCGTCCTATATCACCAGAAAGGTTGCCGATAAGTTAAATTCCCTTTTCAAAAACAATAGGGAAGATTTTGAAGCGAAATGGAACGATATAAAAATTGTAATCGAGTACGGAATGTTGTCCGAGGAGAAGTTCTTTGAGAAAGCCGATAAGTTCGCCCTCTACCCTACCGTTGATGGTAGTTTTTACACTTTTGAGGAACTTCATGAAAAAACGAAGAACACGCAGACCGACAAAGACGAAAAGCTGGTACTGCTGTATGCATCCGATAAAGAGGCGCAGCATAGTTATATCGAAGCCGCCAAGGCCAAAGGTTATGAGGTATTGCTGATGGACTCCCCTATTATTTCGCATCTCATGCAAAAGTTGGAAACTTCAAAAGAGAAGGTTTCATTCGTTCGCGTAGATGCCGACCATATTGATAATCTTATTAAAAAAGAGGATACGGTCATCTCTAAACTATCCGACGAAGAAAAGGAAAAGCTAAAGACAGACTTAGAGGAAACCATTACAAATAAAAGCTATACCGTACAATTGGAAGCCATGGATAGCGATGCGTCGCCCTTTATCATTACTGAACCGGAATTTATGCGCCGGATGAAAGAAATGCAACAAACCGGTGGCGGGGGCATGTTCGGGATGGGAAATATGCCCGAAATGTACAATCTTGTCGTCAACACCAATCACGAATTGGTGAACGAAATCCTGAATACCAAGACCGCCAAAAAGAAAGAGCGATTGATCAACCAATCGTTAGATCTGGCGCGACTGTCAAAAGGGCTGCTTAAAGGTGAGGAATTGACCAAATTCATCAAACGTAGTTACGAAATGGTGAAGTAG
- a CDS encoding TetR family transcriptional regulator C-terminal domain-containing protein, with translation MATKTKSKKITDNQIIEMYMDYVLEHEVVPKSIYKFCKTNAIEEADFYKYFGSVVGIQKAIWTKFFTSTIGLMHKNKEYDEFSNKEKMLTFFYTFFEMLTLNRSYVLFALNQEQGMMKNLAQLKGLRRHIKAFAADLIEDGNVDKSFKITKHNPRLFSEGAWLEFMFVLKFWMDDDSAGFEKTDMVIEKSITTIFDVFDNTPLDNIIDLGKFLFKEKMA, from the coding sequence ATGGCAACTAAAACGAAATCTAAAAAAATCACTGATAACCAGATTATAGAAATGTATATGGATTATGTTTTGGAGCATGAGGTTGTTCCTAAATCCATATATAAATTCTGCAAAACGAACGCGATCGAAGAAGCTGATTTTTATAAATACTTCGGCTCGGTAGTTGGAATTCAAAAGGCAATTTGGACAAAGTTTTTTACCAGTACGATTGGTTTGATGCATAAAAATAAGGAGTATGACGAATTTTCCAACAAGGAGAAGATGCTTACTTTCTTCTACACCTTTTTTGAAATGCTTACCTTAAATCGCAGTTATGTATTGTTCGCCCTAAATCAGGAACAGGGCATGATGAAAAATCTTGCACAACTTAAAGGACTACGTAGACACATCAAGGCCTTCGCTGCAGATCTCATTGAAGATGGGAACGTAGACAAATCCTTTAAAATCACAAAACACAACCCACGACTTTTTTCAGAAGGCGCATGGTTAGAGTTCATGTTCGTTCTTAAATTTTGGATGGACGATGATTCCGCCGGTTTCGAAAAGACCGATATGGTAATCGAAAAATCAATTACGACAATTTTCGATGTCTTTGACAATACCCCGCTTGATAATATCATCGATTTGGGAAAATTCCTGTTTAAGGAAAAGATGGCTTAA
- a CDS encoding ABC1 kinase family protein: MKTLDKIPTGKIERASQLVKTGVKISGNYVKYYGKKLVNPELSREGLDEDNAEDIYDGLKSLKGSALKVAQMLSMEKNLLPNAYVEKFSLSQFSVPPLSAPLVRKTFKKYLGKFPEEIFDTFERDSINAASIGQVHKATKDGKNLAVKIQYPGVAKSISSDLALVKPIALRMFNIKGKDADKYFKEVEGKLIEETDYLLEIQQSKEITEACTQIENLEFPKYYEQLSSEKIITMDWMHGLHLSEFAKTDFSAELGNKLGQTLWDFYMYQIHGLRKVHADPHPGNFLVSDRETLIAIDFGCIKEVPDEFYIPYFELANKETISNDELFTQKLYELDILIETDTSKELKFFKALFKEMLTLFTAPFNEEQFDFGKDDFWVQIAELSERFSKDTELRKMNGNRGSKHFLYMNRTFFGLYNLLHDLKAQVKVNNFEKYLN; this comes from the coding sequence ATGAAGACCCTCGATAAAATACCCACGGGAAAAATAGAACGCGCAAGTCAGTTGGTCAAAACCGGGGTTAAAATCAGTGGCAACTACGTAAAATACTATGGCAAAAAGCTGGTAAATCCAGAACTTTCACGTGAGGGGTTGGATGAAGACAATGCCGAGGATATCTACGATGGCTTAAAAAGTCTTAAGGGAAGTGCCCTTAAAGTCGCCCAGATGTTGAGCATGGAAAAAAACCTATTGCCCAACGCCTATGTCGAGAAGTTTTCACTTTCCCAGTTTTCAGTTCCACCTTTATCCGCGCCCTTAGTCCGAAAAACGTTCAAAAAGTATTTGGGTAAGTTTCCGGAAGAGATTTTTGACACCTTCGAACGGGATTCGATAAATGCCGCAAGTATCGGTCAGGTACACAAAGCCACCAAAGACGGGAAAAATCTTGCCGTGAAGATTCAATATCCTGGGGTAGCGAAAAGCATTAGCAGCGATTTGGCTTTAGTGAAACCGATTGCGCTTCGTATGTTCAACATAAAAGGTAAGGACGCCGATAAATATTTCAAGGAAGTTGAAGGCAAACTCATCGAGGAAACCGATTACCTTTTAGAGATACAGCAAAGCAAGGAAATTACCGAAGCCTGCACCCAAATCGAAAATTTAGAGTTCCCGAAATACTACGAGCAGCTTTCCAGTGAAAAAATAATCACGATGGACTGGATGCATGGTCTGCATCTTAGTGAATTCGCAAAGACTGATTTTAGCGCGGAATTAGGGAACAAATTGGGTCAGACACTTTGGGATTTTTATATGTATCAAATTCACGGTTTACGAAAGGTACATGCCGACCCACACCCGGGAAATTTCTTGGTCAGCGATCGAGAAACATTGATTGCCATCGATTTTGGATGCATTAAGGAAGTGCCTGATGAATTCTACATTCCTTATTTTGAATTGGCCAATAAAGAAACGATCTCCAACGATGAGCTCTTCACCCAAAAGCTTTATGAGCTTGATATCTTAATTGAAACGGACACTTCCAAGGAGTTGAAATTCTTCAAAGCACTTTTTAAGGAAATGCTTACCCTATTTACAGCCCCCTTTAATGAGGAACAGTTCGATTTTGGGAAAGACGATTTCTGGGTACAAATCGCCGAGCTCAGTGAGCGTTTCTCAAAAGATACCGAATTGCGTAAAATGAACGGGAACAGAGGGTCGAAGCATTTTTTATATATGAACCGTACCTTTTTTGGATTGTATAATCTGCTGCACGACCTGAAGGCCCAAGTGAAGGTGAACAATTTTGAAAAATATCTGAATTAA